The region gtctcccctaaataaataaccctgtaTTATACATAATTTCTGAACTAGTGTGGTATCATTTTGTATCTTCCCCCATCAGGACATTGTTCTTTGTGAAGATACGCCCCATCGCTTCACTTCTGGAGGTGATGGTCTCAACCAGCAGTGTCACATCATTCCATAAACATCAAGCCTAGGACCCATTCTGGACCGGGTCACACCCCGAAGTAAGTCCAGATGGCGGAGTTGCAATAAAACTTCCAGGTGATGTGGAGAACCACTACTCTTTCAACTGACCTATTCTCTGAGAAAAGGGGCCCATGTGAAGACAGATCTTAAGGTCAGTCCTTACAAGGATTCCAGATAGTGAAGGAACAAAAAAAGTTCTTTCCTATAGCCCTTGGATCACAAAGCAATTCGGTCTCATTTCTGATGTGCTCTGTTCTGCTTTCAATGACCAACCTACCATACTTCATTCACTGAGAGATGAGGCTCCACCTACCCCTTCAATCTGGTCAAGCTTGAAATACTTGAGTCTTTCTAGCTATGTCAGAAAAGATTTGGCTTCTGTCTGGTGCCTCTGGAACCCAGCCACTGTGAGGTAAGGCAGCTGAGACAGCCACATTTAGAGACTGTGAGCAGGTACCCCTTTACTAGATGGGGGTTCATGGGTCATGCCTTCAGGAAACTCTAGCCCACAGCTCTGCAGCAGCCATTTCTGATCATGGCCTGATCATCTGAGGCCTAAGTCAGCATGGAGCACAGCTGAGCTATCTTTGCTTCAAATTCTCTATAAACATAAAGCTCAGGGAGTAAGACAGTGTGGTCTACCCTATAAGAATTATCACTGTTACACAAATGaataacaaattatttaaatgttaacACTGTAGGAAGGTTGATatgcagtaaaaaaaaagaagcaggaatattttttaatataacataCTTACTGAGCATGAAGGGCTTCCCACTTCAAAATCTCCTTCCAAGCCTGCTCATTATTCTGATTGTGAATTCTAATGATATTATACATGTCTTTCTGACTAATATCATCATCTTTCCACTTCCACCTAAGAAAGAATGTGCCAAAATTTATCAAATATCATTGATAAAGCCAAAATAGTTACTTCATGTATTCATAAAATGGTTTATACTTTTTTATACATCAAAGATTAATGGTTCATCttaactttatttcatggaaTTCTCCAAGCATACTAATTCACAAAAGCATAATTCATTTAGTACCATTGATAAATGATTTACCAACTTTTTCATGGCACTTTATATaacagagtttctttttttatttctaaaaatatgatTGTTGTGATATGAATCGAAAAGACTGTCCGGCTCAGATAGATCCCATTCATTCAGTTATAGGCCTAAGTATAACAAAAAGGCGCAGTCCTTTCCATGAGCAAACAGGAACTCCTGAATGTTTGCTTGGGCTACAACATTAGGCTTTACCTGATTTTCAACCTGAACTTAAATATCAGTTATTTCTGGATTTCAAGCTTCCCAATTTTCAGACCAGAACTTCTAGCATCAGCTCCCCTGGTTCTCAGGGTGTGTGACTGATTAACCACATCACTGACTTCCCCAGGTCTCCCACTACCTGACAGCAAATCTTGGAAGTTATTGCTGGCGTCCATGATAATGGGAACCAATTCCTTGTAACAAATGTCTTCCTGACCACTTCACCCCTACTCCACCACCCCTTTGCCCTGTTACTTCTGTTTTTCTAAAAAATCTTGACCTTGAATACTAGCTTTGTACTTATATTCTGATAACTCTGAAAATTCTATTATAAACTGATTCACTAAAAATTACTGTATTTTTGGAGGTTAAAAAAACTTTAACTAATTCTGAAATAAATGTGGTAAGCAAATTATCTTCTAAATAATATCCTCACTTACCCTTTCCGTAGCATGGCATTCCAGAACATCTGTTCAGAAGGGTAAACCCACTTTTTCTCGGAGTCTGCTCTTGGAATAGATGACTCCTCTCTTGAGGTAGACAAAGTAAATGGCTGCCCTGGGGATGGGGTCTGATTAGGCGGTGGCATCTAAAGACAATCAGTATTGTATTTAAAGGTCAGCACGATGATATAAACCAAAAAATAGTCAGTACACCCTGGAAAGTTATTCACCACATAAGAAGTACAAATTCCCATTAAACCAGCAACATCAGACTTTCAACCTCTGACACTTTTGGTCAtactacttttttgttgttgttgttgctgtgatgaaataacCAGTAAGAAAAAATTTATGAAAGACTTATTCTAGTTCATAGTTTGAGGAGACACAGTTGACCATGGTAGAGAATGCATGGGTACATAAAATGCCTTTGAAAGAGATAAGTGGAGATTACCAGGTTTGAAGGATCTAGGTTCTCCTTATTCTTAGCTGCAGCACCAGTAACAGGGCACTCCACGTACTCATAGGCCCGATCTTGGTGGGCAGGCACAGAGTGTGCTCTGCTCTCATCGGTTGGATCAGATGCTACTGCAGTCATGGGACAGCCTGAAATAATCAAGTATTAAAAAACAATTACTGTTAAGATAACATACCAACAGTGGAAGAAGGTACTTAGTTAAGACCTTAAAGAGCTAAAATTGTGACCAATACATTTGAAAAACTGTTTCTTCTACTTAAAGATGCCAAGAACTAAGCCAGTTAACTTTCTAAAGATGACAAGAT is a window of Arvicola amphibius chromosome X, mArvAmp1.2, whole genome shotgun sequence DNA encoding:
- the LOC119804775 gene encoding holocytochrome c-type synthase, with translation MGSSTSTPAAAVNTSNGLDHQPPSPPSGCPMHEARRKGCPMTAVASDPTDESRAHSVPAHQDRAYEYVECPVTGAAAKNKENLDPSNLMPPPNQTPSPGQPFTLSTSREESSIPRADSEKKWVYPSEQMFWNAMLRKGWKWKDDDISQKDMYNIIRIHNQNNEQAWKEILKWEALHAHECPCGPSLVRFGGKARKYSPRARIRSWMGYELPFDRHDWIINRCGTEVRYVIDYYDGGEVNKDYQFTILDVRPAFDSFSAVWDRMKVAWWRWTS